CGCGTACCTCGCCGACCAGTTCGCTGCCGGTGACCCGCACGTTCAGGTCCACCTGCGGATGGCCGGCGCGTTCGCCGGCGTCGGCGGCGTTGTTCAGCAGGACCTGCAGCAGGTGGCCGATGGCGCTTTCCATGCGCAGCTGCAGCGGCGCGTCGTCGTTGCGGCGCAGGCGCACGGTGGGCCGCACCAGTTGCCACTGGTGCAGCACCTGCGCCAGCGACACCGTCTGCCCGCCGGCGCGCTGCGCCGGCGCGGCCAGCGCCAGTACCCGCTCGCGGCACTGCACCAGCAGTTCGCGCAGGGTGTCCAGGTCTTCGCGCAGTTCCGGCTGGGTGCTCTGTTCGGCGATGTCGTCGGTGAGCAGGGTCATCGTCGCCAGCGGCGTGTTCAGCTCGTGCGCCACCGAGGCGGCATGGGTGGCCAGGGCGACGATGCCTTCGTTGCGGGTGAAGCGCTCGCGCAGCAGCGCCAGTTCGCGCTCGCGTTCGCGCATGGCCATCGCCAGGCGGGTGGAGAACACCAGCACCACCACCGTGGACAGCAGGAAGTTGGCGGCCATGCCCCAGCGCTGCAGGTCCAGCGCCCGGTAGGGGCCGTGCGGCAGCGGCAGGCCGAAGACGGCGCTGACCGTATAGCCGGCCACGCAGGCCAGCGCCACCGCCAGCGCCCAGCGCAGCGGCAGCGCCAGCACCGCCAGCGCGATGAGCACCAGGAACAGCGAGCCGAAGGCGTTGCCGATGCCGCCGCTCCAGCCGACCATCCAGGTCAGCACCGTCACGTCGACCAGGATGTGGCCGAAGGCGGTGGCCGGGGCGGCCGAGTCGGCATGGCGCAGGCGCAGCTGCGCGTACAGGTTGAACAGCGCCAGCACCGCCACGCCGGCCCACAGCGGCGCCTGCGGCAGCGGCAACTGCAGCGGCCAGGTCGCCACCAGGATCGTCGCGGCCTGGCCGGCGGTGGCCAGCCAGCGCAGGCTGCACAGGGTGCGCAGGAAGGAGGCGTCGGTGGAATCCATGCTGCGCATCGTATGCGCTGGGCCGGGGGCCTGCCTGCGACAAACCGTCGCAGCGGCGCCGCCTCGCTGAATCGGAGGTGCCGGCGCATGCGGAAGGAGGCGCTGCGCAGGCTAAAATGGGCGCATGTACGATGCCGTCAGCCGCCCCACGCCCCCCGCCGATGCCGCGCCCTGGGCGCGCCGTCTCACCCAGCCGGTCCGCATCGGCGGCGTCACCATGGGCGGCGGCAAGCCAGTGGTGGTGCAGTCGATGACCAACACCGACACCGCCGACGTCGCCTCCTCGGTCAAGCAGGTGGCCGAACTGTGGCGCGCCGGCTCGGAACTGGTGCGCCTGACCGTCAACACCCCCGAGTCGGCCGCAGCGATCCCGCGCATCGTCGACAAGCTGCGGATGATGGGCATCGAGGTGCCGCTGATCGGCGACTTCCACTACAACGGCCACCAGTTGCTGGCCGCCGAGCCGGCCTGCGCCGAGGCGCTGGCCAAGTACCGGATCAATCCCGGCAATGTCGGCTTCGGCAAGAAGAAGGACACCCAGTTCGCGCAGCTGATCGAGTTCGCGCTGAAATACGACAAGCCGGTGCGTATCGGCGCCAACTGGGGCTCGCTGGACCAGGCGCTGGCGGCGCAGCTGATGGACGAGAACTCGCGGCGCGAGGTGCCGTGGGATGCCGGCCGGGTGCTGCGCGAGGCGTTGATCCGCTCGGCGCTGGACTCGGCCGAGCGCGCGGTGGAACTGGGCCTGGGCCGCGACCGTATCGTGCTCAGTTGCAAGGTCAGCGGCGTGCAGGAACTGATCGCGGTGTACCGCGACCTGGCGCAGCGCTCGGACTTCGCCCTGCACCTGGGCCTGACCGAGGCCGGCATCGGCAGCAAGGGCATCGTCGCCTCGGCGGCCGCGCTGGCGGTGCTGCTCCAGGAAGGCATCGGCGACACCATCCGCATCTCGCTGACCCCCGAGCCGGGGCAGTCGCGCACGCAGGAAGTGATCGTCGCCCAGGAGTTGCTGCAGACCACCGGCCAGCGCGCCTTCACTCCGCTGGTTACCGCCTGCCCGGGCTGCGGCCGCACCACCTCCGAGTTCTTCCAGGAGCTGGCCAAGGTGGTGCAGAACCACGTCCGCGCGAAGATGCCGGAGTGGAAGGTGAGCCATCCCGGCGCCGAGAGCATGACCCTGGCGGTGATGGGCTGCGTGGTCAACGGACCGGGCGAGTCGCGCCACGCCAACATCGGCATCTCCTTGCCCGGCACCGGCGAGGCGCCGGCCGCGCCGGTATTCATCGACGGCGAGAAGAAGGTGACCCTGCGCGGCGAGAACATCGCCCAGGAGTTCGTGGCGCTGATCGACGAGTACGTCGAACGGACCTATGTCCGCCGCACCGGGTGAGTCCGCCGCGGAGGCGGCCGGGCTGCGCCGCTGGTTGCGGCTGAATGCCTGGCGCATCGTCCTGCTGTTCGCCGGGGTGCTGCTGCCGCTGGGCGTGTTCGTGGCCCTTGCCGAGGACGTGCACGCACTCGAAGACCTGTATTTCGACGAGCCGTTGCTGTGGAGCATGCGCGGCCTGACCAGCCCGGGCTGGGACCGCTTCTTCACCGTGGTCACCGAGGCCGGCTACCAGTACGGGGTGATCCCGCTGGACACGCTGATCGTGCTGGTGCTGCTGGGCCTGCGCCGCTGGCGCGAAGCGCTGTTCGCCGCGCTGTCCTTCATCGGCTCGGCGCTGCTGAACATGGGCGCCAAGCAGTTCTTCCAGCGCGACCGGCCGAGCCTGTGGGAATCGATCGCGCCCGAGCACCACACCTTCAGTTTCCCCAGCGGCCACGCGATGGGTTCGATGACCCTGGCCGCGGTGCTGATCGCGCTCAGCTGGCGTACCCGCTGGCGCTGGCCGGTGTTGTGGCTGGCCGGCAGCTTCACCCTGCTGGTCGGCATCTCGCGGGTGTACCTGGGCGTGCATTACCCCTCCGATATCCTCGGCGGCTGGAGCGCGGCGCTGGTGTGGGTGGTGGGACTGTACCTGCTGCTGTTCCGCGGCGCGCGCCGGCCGCGCTGGCGTGTGCGGCGCGCCGTGTCCTAGCGGCGCCGTTCGATGCGTGGCGACGCACCGTAGCGCAGCGCGCTCAAGTTCAGGCGGCAGTCGCCGATAACGCGATCTTGCAGGGATAGGGGGCAAGCAGGGGGATGGACGTCGAACGGCGCAGCGTTGCGGCGGCGAAGCTTGGTCGATGAGGCGCTGGAACTGCCGCCCGATGCGGCCGCGCGCGATCAAGCGCGCCTACGCGCTGCGCTTGAAGAAAACCCGGCCCGACGACGACCCGGTCGCGTTCCAGCAGTTGTACGCGACCTATCGGGCGGCACTGGCCTGGGCGGAAGCGCCGACGTGGCCGCAGCACGCGCGCGCCACGATCGATGACCTGCAGGTAGACGTGTCGCTGGTGCCACCGGCGGCAGTGCCTCCGCTGGTCGTGGGTCCCTGGCCGATCTCGTGCACGCCCCGGTGTTGAAGGCCGAACTGATGCCTCGCGCATTGCTGGGTGGTTGCTTCGGCCAGTATCGTCATCCTGTCGGAATGCGTAGCGGCGGATGGGGGGGGGCGTCGGTTCCGCGCTCGCCTACGTCGCGACATCCCGCATGGCAGGTTGCATGCAGACCGAATCCCGAAAGGCGATCCCTCCTGGGCTTGGCGTGGTGGGTGTGCTGTGCGTACCTCTGGTCGTCATGATCCAGGCCGGTGCCTGGCCCGGCACGTGGTCGCGCTGTTGTTCCAGGCCCTCTCGCTGATCCAGGACATCCAGCATCGCGCCCTGCACACGCACGTCTAGAATTTTCATAATGGATAGGGACACAAGGATCCGCACATGATCGTAGGTATCGACCTCGGCACCACCCACTCGCTGATCGGCATCCACGACGCCGACGGTGGGCGCCTGTTCGCCAATCCACACGGCGGCCTGTTGACCCCGTCGGTGGTCAGCGTCGACGACGATGGCAACCTACTGGTCGGCCAGCCCGCCCGCGATCGCCTGGTGACCCATCCGGGCCACAGCGTGGCCGCGTTCAAGCGCTGGATGGGCAGCCCGCGCGAGACCAGGTTGGGGCAGCGCAGTTTCCGTCCGGAAGAGTTGTCCGCGCTGATCCTGCGCTCCCTGATCGCCGACGCCGAGGCCGCGCTGGGTGAGAAGGTGGAGGAAGCGGTCATCAGCGTGCCTGCCTATTTCTCCGACGCGCAACGCAAGGCCACCCGGGTGGCCGGCGAACTGGCCGGCATCCGCGTCGAACGCTTGATCAACGAGCCGACCGCCGCCGCGCTGGCCTATGGGCTGCAGGAGCGCGGGGGAGAAGGCCGCGTGCTGGTGCTCGATCTTGGTGGCGGCACGTTCGACGTGTCGCTGTTGGAAATGTTCGACGGCGTGGTGGAAGTGCATGCGAGCGCAGGCGACAACTTCCTCGGTGGCGAAGACTTCCTGCAGGTGCTGGTGGACGGTTTCTGTAGCGAGCATCGGCTCGATCCGGCCAAGCTCGCGCCCAGCGACAGCGCGCAGTTGCGGCGACGGATCGAGCAACTCAAGCGCGAACTGAGCACCCAGGCGCAGGCCGCAGTGAGCCTGAGCATCGCCGGGCAGACGTACAGCTGGGACATCGACGAGTCGCGCTTCGCGCAGCTGGCCGAGCCCTTGCTGCAGCGCATGCGCGCCCCGATCGAACGTGCGCTGCGCGATGCCAAGCTGCGGCCGTCGGAGCTGGACGACATCGTGCTGGTCGGCGGCGCGGTGCGCATGCCGATGATCAGCCGTCTGGCCACGCGCATGCTCGGCCGCCTGCCGCTGCGTCATGTCAATCCCGACCATGCGATCGCCCTGGGAGCGGTGGTGGCGGCCGGCCTGAAGAGCCGCGACGAGAGCCTGCGCGAGGTGGTGTTGACCGATGTCTGTCCTTATACGCTGGGAACGCAGGTGTCGCGCCGCGGCGGCGATGGACAACTGCGCAACGGGTATTTCCATCCGATCATTCCGCGCAACAGCGTGGTGCCGGTCAGTCGCGAAGACACCTTCTATCCCATCCACGAGCGCCAGACCGAAGTGGTCATCGATGTCTACCAGGGCGAGAACCCGATGGTCGAGCGCAACATCAAGCTGGGCGAAGTGCGGGTGGCGCTGGATCCCAAGCGCCCGCGCAACGAGCAGAGCGTGCTGACCCGATTCACCTATGACGTGGACGGATTGCTGCAGGTCGAGGTCGTCGAGGAGGCCACCGGCAAGCGGCACGAATTGATCCTCGAACAGAATCCCGGGTTGCTCGACCGCGACGAAATCGCCCGGCGCTTGCTGGCCCTGGCCGAACTGAAGGTGCACCCGCGCGACCAGCAGCAGAACCTGGCGATGCTGGCACGCATCGAGCGCGTCTACGAGGAGTACATCGACGAACGCCAGACGCTGCAGCATTGGCTCGACCAGTTCCGCGCGGTGCTCGAAAGCCAGGAGACGGTCCGTATCGAACGCCATCGCCAGGAACTGGCCCAGGCACTGGACGAGCTGGAAGCGCGCGCATGAGCTGGGCTTTGGCGGCATTGGGGCTGGATGAGGACGCCGACGAGCGTGCCATCAAGCGGGCGTACGCCGCGCGCCTGAAGGTGACCCGTCCGGACGAAGATCCGGCCGGCTTTCAGCAACTCCACGAGACCTACCAGGCGGCGCTTGGCTGGGCGCGGCACTTCGCCGCTGAGCATCGCCCGGCAGAGCCGGCCGTCGAGGGCCTGGAACACCAGGATGATGTACTGCAGGCGCAGGCGGATGTCGGGTTTGCACGGGCTTCCTTGGCGCAGGAAGCCGTGCCGGCGCCCACGCAGCGCGATGCCGACGTGCTTCAGCCTGCCGACGTCTCGGAAGCGCCCGAACGCTTCGCAGAGCCTGAGGCGGCCGAAACGCCAGCCATCCGTCTTCCTGCTGTCGCATCAAGGATCGCGTTTGCCGAGACGGAGCCCCCGTCCGTGGACATGGCGCAGATGCAGTTGCGCATCCTGCATCAAGCGCAGCAACTGGAACCGGCAGCGCTGCACACCTGGCTGCTCGCGCAACCGGAGCTGTGGTCGCTGGACCACAAGCCGCAGATCGGTGCCGAGCTGCAGCGCCATCTGCTCGAACACGAGGAAACGCTCAGCCTCTACCACTACGAGGTACTTGCCGATTTCTTCGACTGGGAGCAGGCGCTGGACGCGCCCGATCCCTATTTCGTGCAGCATGCCTGCGCACGGATGCACCAGCGTTGGCGGCTGCAACCGTCCGGCCATGGAGAGCTGAGCGAGGCGCTGCGGCGGCGCGGCGACCCAGACGCATCGGTTCCCTATGTGCGCAAGTTGTTGGCGTTGCTGGGCCCGACGGCGTCCGACAGTGCGGTGTTCGCGGCGATGCTGTGGCCAGGCCGGCCCACCCGCATGCGGCGACTGCTTGAACTGATCGGCTACGTGCCGGACGGTCGCAAGCCACCACCGCCGTTGCAGCGAGAGCGTGCCAACACCTGGTATCTGGCCGGCGAACGGCACATGTTCAATCCGATTGCCTTCATGGTCGGAGTGGCGCGTAGCCTGATCGCGGCAGCAGCCTTCCTGCTTCTGTGCCTCTTGTTGGCGATGCTCGATCGCAATCCGGCACCCGGGATCTCGCCGATGCTGAAGGCCGGCGGCATCGGCGCCGCTGTCATCGTTGGTGGTTGGCTTGCCTGGGATTGCTTCGCTTCGCTGCTGCGTTGGCAGTCCCGACACGAAACCGATGCCTGCGTCAGACGCCCGCTGTTGCAGCGCTTCTTCATCCCGATGATCGGCATGGTCGCCATTGCATGCATTGCAGCGGACAAGTCCTGGGCTGCCGCAGCCATCGCCTTGCCACTGTTGCTGATCGCGGTTGTACGCTGGATGCGCCGTGCTGGATACCGGCTTCAGCTGGAATGGGGTTGGGGCTGGGTGTGGGCTGGATTCTTCGTGCTCAAGGCTGCTTTCTTGGGAGTCGGGATGTTGGTCCTCTACCCGCAGGTCGCGCTCGGCGGTACCGCGATCGCCTGGCTTGGCGATCTGATCTCGCAGTGGAGAGCCAGAAAGAGGGCGGTGGCCTGATCGGTTACCAGCTCGAACTGGCGCCGCCGCCGCCGGAGCTGCCGCCGCCGGAGGACGAGTCGCTGCTGGAGGACGAAGACGAAGACGAGGAGGACGATCCTGCGGACTCGGCCGCGGCGCGTTCCTTGGCGGCCTGGGCGGCGTAGTAGCTGGCGGTGTAGGCAAACACGCCGGGCGCGGTCTCGGCGATGTGGCCCTTGCGGATCAGCGCGTTGCGCCGCCGTGCGAGCGCCTGCAGGAAGCGGCTGTAGCGCTGCGGCGAGCGGTAGCGCTGCGTGGCGACGGCCAGGGTCAGCACCAGGATCAGCAGTTCCAGCGCCAGGAAGATCACGTACATGGTCATCGACCTGGCCGACAGCAGGAACACGAAGATGCCGGGGTTGGCGCTCAGGAACAGGCGGATGAACCACGCCCAGAAGCCGCCACGTGCGGTGTCCTGCACCAGTTCCTCGGGCTTGCCCGCCAGGCGTGGGTGCAGCCGCAGCAGGCGCCTGCGCAGGATGCCAGTCCAGGCACTGCGCAGCGGCAGCAGCAGCCACACCAGCACCAGCAGGCCCACCCAGGCGATGGCGCCGCGCCGCCAGTGCATGCCGTCGTCGGCCGGTTGCGCCAGTTCGGCGACGGCTTCGGGATCCTGCGCCGCGGCGCGGCCCATGAAGTCGAAGGCGGCCACGATGGCGTCGGCGGTGTCGCCCTGGCGCAGGCGCGGGGCCAGGTAATCGTCCAGCGCGTGCCGCGCGACCAAGTCGGGCAGCACGCCTTCCAGGCCGTAGCCGACCTCGAAGCGCAAACGCCGGTCCTGCATCGCCAGCACCAGCAGCAGGCCGTTGTCCGTGCCCTTCTGACCGAGCCGCCAGGTGCGGAAGGCGCGCTCGGCCAGGCGCTCGATCGGTTCGTCCTGCAGCGATGGCACGATGTAGACCGCGCCCCAGATGTGCTGGCGCTCGCGCAGGCGCTGCAGCGCCGCGTTGATCCGCTGCGTGTCCTCCGCGCTGAGCGTGCCGGCGGGATCGACCACGTTCGGCGTGTAGGGTGGAATGGCGACGGCGCCGCGGCCGAGCGCCGGCCACAGCAGCAGGGCCAGGAGCAGCAGCGTACCGAGCCGGAACGGCGCCCAGGTGCGCAGTGTGTCGGGGCTGCGGCGCGGGGTGGTGACGTGTGGACGCTGCTTGCGCATCGCTAGGCCAGGCTGTGCAGGGCCGCGGCCCGCGCGTGCAGCACGGTCGTGTCGAACAGCGGCACCGCCGCATCGGCGGGGCCGACCAGCAAGCCGATCTCGGTGCACCCCAGGATCACCGCCTCGGCGCCCTGCGCCTGCAGCCCCGCGATCACCTCGCGGTAGCGCAGCCGCGACGACGTCTGCACCACGCCCTGGCACAGTTCCTCGTAGATGATGCGGTGCACGTCCTCGCGCGCCGGCGCATCCGGGATCAGCACCTCGAAGCCGCGCCGCTGCAATCGTTCGCGGTAGAACGCCTGCTCCATGGTGAAGCGGGTGCCGAGCAGACCGACGCGGACGATGCCGGCGGCCTGCAGCGCATCGGCGGTGGCATCGGCGATGTGCAGCAGCGGCAGCGGCACTGCGGCGGCGATCGCGTCGGCGACGCAGTGCATGGTGTTGGTGCACAACACCAGGAAATCGGCGCCGCCGGCCTGCAGTGCGCGCGCCGACGCCGCCAGTGCGGCGCCGGCCGCATTCCAGTCGCCGTCGCGCTGGTACTGCGCGATCTCGTGGAAGTCCACGCTGTGCAGCAGCAGCTTGGCCGAATGCAGCCCGCCCAGCTGTGCGCGCACCTTCTCGTTGATGTGCCGGTAGTAGGGCAGGGTGGATTCCCAGCTCATGCCGCCGATCATGCCGATGGTCTTCATCCTGGGTCGCTTGCTGCCGTCTTGAGTGCGCGAGGATGGTAGCGGCATCGGCCACACGCAGCGACCGCGCGTGGCACTCAGGCGTCCAGCGTCGGGGGCGTGCCGGCGCCGGCGCGTGCCGCGCGCCGCGCCAGCACCGCCTCGCGATGGGCGATGTAGGCGTTGGCGCCGAGGATCACCACTGCGCCGAGTACGGTGCCGCCGTCCGGTGTTTCGTCGAACAGCCACCAGCCGAACAGCGCCACCAACGGCAGTTGGGTGAAGCTGATCGGGGTCAGTGCGGAGACCTCGCCGAGGCGCAGCGCGTGCGTCCACAGCAACTGGCCGAGGGTGCCGAACAGGCCGGTGGCCAGCAGCCACAGCCAGTCGATGCCCTGCGGCCAGCGCCACACGAACAGCGCCGGCAGCAGCGACATCGGTACCCAGAACGCGTAGGTGTAGAACACCACCGTGTTGGCGGCGTCCACCCGCGCCAGTTGCTTGATCTGGATCGCGACCAGGGCGCTCATCACCGCCGCCAGTACCGCCACCAGGGTGCCGGGGCTGAACGCGGCGGCGCCGGGGCGCACGATCAGCAGCACCCCGACGAAGCCGCACAGCACCGCCAGCCAGCGCCGCAGGCGCACCGTCTCGCCCAGCCACAGCGCGGCGGCCAGGGTCGCGAACAGTGGGGTGGAGTAGGACAGGGCGATCGCCTGCGACAGCGGCAGATGGCCGATCGCCCAGAACCCGGCCAGCATCGACACCAGGCCGATCGCGGTGCGCAGCAGGTAACGCGGCAGTTGCGCGGTCCGCGGCCATGGCCGGCCCGGGCGCAGCAGCATCGGCAACAGGAACAGCAGGCCGAACAGGTTGCGGAAGAACGCGATCTGCAGCGTGGACAGCTGCGCCGAGGCCAGCCGGATCGCGACGACCATCAGCCCGAAGGCCATCGTACTGGCCAGCATCAGCAGCGCCGCGCGCAGCGGCGTGGGCGCGCTTACCACTGCGTGCCGACGATACGCGGTTCCGGCTCCAGGATGACGCCGAAGCGCTCGCCCACCGAGGCGGTGATGCGCCGTGCCAGCGCCAGCAGTTCGGCACCGCTGGCCTGGCCGTGGTTGACCAGCACCAGCGCGTGCGCGGCGGACACGCCGGCATCGCCGTCGCGGTAGCCCTTCCAGCCGCAGGCCTCGATCAGCCACGCCGCCGACAGCTTGCGCTGGCTGTCGTCGTCGCCGGGAAACACCGGCAGCGCCGGGTACTCGTGCTGCAGCGCCAGCGCCTGTTCCAGCGGCAGCAGCGGGTTCTTGAAGAAGCTGCCGGCGTTGCCGAGCACGTCCGGGTCGGGCAGCTTGCGCCGGCGGATGTTGATCACCGCCTGGGCCACGTCGGGCGCACCGGGGGTGGCGATGCCCATCGCCTGCAGTTCCTCGCCGATGCCGGCGTAGTCCAGGCGCAGCGCGTGCAGCCGCGGCAGGTTGAACTCCACCGCGGCGATCAGGTAGCGGTCGGGCTGGCGCTTGAACAGGCTGTCGCGGTAGCCGAACTCGCAGGCGGCCGCGTCCAGCCGCACGAAGCGCGCATCGGCGCGGTCGTAGGCCTCGACCACGTGCACGAACTCGCCCATCTGCGCGCCGTAGGCGCCGATGTTCTGGATCGGCGCGGCGCCGACCGTGCCCGGGATCAGCGCCAGGTTCTCCAGGCCGGACAGGCCTTGCGCCAGCGACCACATCACCAGCTCGTGCCAGCCCACGCCGGCGCCGGCGCGGACGATGGCGTAATCGGCGCGGTGCTCCAGGGTGTCGATGCTGCGGTTGGCGAAGCACAGCACCACCCCGGGCGCGTCGCCGGCGAACAGCATGTTGCTGCCGCTGCCCAGCGGCAGCAGCGCGGCGCCGGCCAGTTCCGGCGCCAGCAGCGCCTCGGGCAGCGCCTCGGGCGCGAAGATCTGCAGCAGCCACGGTGCCTGCGCGGCGACGTGGAAGGTGTTGAGCGCCTGCAGCGGCGCCTGCGCGGTGAGCGACCAGGCCGTCGTGCTCATGGCGCGACCACGTCCCCGCGGCTGGGCGCTTCGCGGCGCCGGCGCATCGCCTCGACGCACTCGCCGATCAGCTCCGGACCGCGGAACACCAGCCCGCTGTAGCACTGCACCAGGGCCGCACCGGCGGCCATCTTCGCCACCGCGTCGGCGCCGGAGAGGATGCCGCCGACACCGATCAGGGGGATGCTCTCGGGCAGGCGCGCGCGCAGCCGGCGCAGCACCAGGGTGGACTGGCCCAGCAGGGGCGCGCCGGACAGGCCGCCGCTTTCGGCGCCCAGCGGCTCTTGCTCCAGGCCGGGCCGGGCGACGGTGGTATTGGTGGCGATCACCCCGTCCACCTGCAGGTCCGACAGCACCCGCGCCGCCGCGTCGATGTCGCTGTCGCTCAGGTCCGGCGCCACCTTGACCAGCATCGGCACGCGCTTGCCATGGCGCGCGGCCAGCGCTTCCTGCGCCTCGCGCAGCCGCGCGATCAGCTGCCGCAGCGCCTGTTCTTCCTGCAGTTCGCGCAGGCCGGCGGTGTTGGGCGAGGAGATGTTGACGGTGACGTAGTCGGCCAGCGCGTAGACCTTCTCCAGGCAGTGCAGGTAGTCGGACGCGGCGTCCTCGTTCGGGGTGTCCTTGTTCTTGCCGATGTTGATGCCGAGCAGGCCGCGCCGGCGCCGCGCGCGTTCGACGTTGCGCACCAGCGCGTCCACGCCCAGGTTGTTGAAGCCCATGCGGTTGATCACTGCCTGCTGCCGTGGCAGGCGGAACATGCGCGGCTGCGGATTGCCGGCCTGCGCGCGCGGGGTGACCGTGCCGATCTCGACGAAGCCGAAGCCCAGCGCCAGCAACGCGTCGATGTGCTCGCCGTTCTTGTCCAGGCCCGCGGCCAGTCCGACCGGATTGGGAAACTCCAGGCCGAAGGCGCGCGTGGGCATCGGTGCGATCGTGCGCGCCAGCAACGGATTGGTGCCGGTGCGGTAGGCCAGTTCGATCGCGCGCAGGCCCAGTGCGTGGGCGCGCTCGGCGTCGAAGGCGAACAGGAACGGTCGGGCGAGGGAATACATGGCGTGGCTCAGGTCAGCGTCCCGGCGAAGGCGCGGGTGCGGTAATGGAACGCGACGACGCCGTCGCGCTGGTGCCGGTCGAACAATGCACGCAACGCCTCCAGCATCGGCGCGTGGCGCGGGTGGCCGGGCAGCGGCGCGTAGGAGGACGACAGCAGGCGACCGCGCAGCGCCTCGAAGTCCATGCGCTGTTCGTTGGGGAACTGCGCGGTGCCGCGCAGGCCGTCGCCGAACCAGCGCTGCATGGTGGCATCGTCGTGGTAGCGCTCGGCCACCGCGCTGTAGTCGGTGCCGTACTCCAGCAGCAATTGCTCGTAGCCTTCCAGGAACGGCGTGGCGTCGAGCAGGCGCGAGTTCCAGTAGACCAGCGCCAGGCCGCCGGGGCGCAGCACCCGCGCCCATTCGCGGCGCACCGCCTCCAGGTCGAACCAGTGGAAGGCCTGTGCGGCGCTGATCAGGTCGACGCTGGCGTCGGCCAGGGTGGTGGCTTCGGCGCTGCCGTCGATGGCGCGGAACCCCGGCTGGTCCCGCAGCAATTCCTCGGCGGCCGCGCGCATCGCCGCGTTCGGCTCCACTGCCAGGGTCGGGTGCCCGGCCTGCAGGAACAGGCGGGTGGAGATCCCGGTGCCGGCGCCGATGTCGGCGACCAGCGCGTCGCGGGCCACGCCCAGCTCGCCGTGCACCCAGTCGAGCAGGGCCGGCGGATAGCTGGGGCGGTAGCGCACGTAATCGGCGACGCGGTCGCTGAAGCGCTCGCGCGGCGCGGCGGCGTCCCGGCTCACGACTGGGTGCTGGCGAACCACGCCAGCCCGCCGAAGAACAGCACGAAGGCCAGCAGCGCCAGCATGGCCAGGACCACCGCGGCCCAGCCCAGGATCAGCCCGCCCACGGCCAGGCCGTCGCCCTGGAAACGCTGCGGCTCGCGGCGGATCTGCGCGCGCGCCAGGTGCCCGGTGACGATCGCGCCGAGGCTGCCCAGCACCGGCATCAGGGTCCAGCCGAGGATGCCGGCGATCAGGCTGACCACCGCCAGGGAATTGGTTTCGCGAACGGTGCTCATCTGGACTCCTCGTGCGAGCAAGGCGGCATGCGCCAGGTGGACGCGCGCTTGCGCAGGATGGGCGAATTATCCCAGAAGCGCGCCTGGCGTGCGCCGCTCATACGGGCATGCGCCCGTGCCGCAAGGCATGCGCCCAGTGCGGCTGGCCGTTGCGCTCGGCCTGCGCGGCGGCGCTGGCGTGGTCGTAGTCGATCGCGTGCAACTGCGCGTGCCACTGGCCGTCGCGGTATTCCAGCACCGCGTAGCGCGCCTGCGGCGTGCCGGTTTCGACCCGGTGCGGTTGCGGCTGGGTCTCGGCGTAGGCGGGCAGGCCGACACTGCCGGGATTGCACAGCAGGCGCCCGTCGTCCAGGCGCAGCGTGCGTGGCAGGTGGCTGTGTCCGCACAGCACCAGCGCCGCGTGCGGGGCGTCGCCGAGCCGCTCGCGCACGCGCTGCGCATCGGCGGCGCGCAGCCGCGGCGGTTCCAGTTCGTCGAGCAGCCAACACAGGTCGTCGTGCGGCGTGCCATGGCACAGCAGCGCATGCGGCAACGACAGGGTCGGCGGCGATG
This genomic stretch from Xanthomonas sacchari harbors:
- a CDS encoding phosphatase PAP2 family protein, with translation MSAAPGESAAEAAGLRRWLRLNAWRIVLLFAGVLLPLGVFVALAEDVHALEDLYFDEPLLWSMRGLTSPGWDRFFTVVTEAGYQYGVIPLDTLIVLVLLGLRRWREALFAALSFIGSALLNMGAKQFFQRDRPSLWESIAPEHHTFSFPSGHAMGSMTLAAVLIALSWRTRWRWPVLWLAGSFTLLVGISRVYLGVHYPSDILGGWSAALVWVVGLYLLLFRGARRPRWRVRRAVS
- a CDS encoding ATP-binding protein, whose product is MDSTDASFLRTLCSLRWLATAGQAATILVATWPLQLPLPQAPLWAGVAVLALFNLYAQLRLRHADSAAPATAFGHILVDVTVLTWMVGWSGGIGNAFGSLFLVLIALAVLALPLRWALAVALACVAGYTVSAVFGLPLPHGPYRALDLQRWGMAANFLLSTVVVLVFSTRLAMAMRERERELALLRERFTRNEGIVALATHAASVAHELNTPLATMTLLTDDIAEQSTQPELREDLDTLRELLVQCRERVLALAAPAQRAGGQTVSLAQVLHQWQLVRPTVRLRRNDDAPLQLRMESAIGHLLQVLLNNAADAGERAGHPQVDLNVRVTGSELVGEVRDYGGGFDANQVGLPATLFRSGKPESMGVGLALSHATIERLGGELWTEPAPDHGARVGFRLPLLALETSA
- the ispG gene encoding flavodoxin-dependent (E)-4-hydroxy-3-methylbut-2-enyl-diphosphate synthase — protein: MYDAVSRPTPPADAAPWARRLTQPVRIGGVTMGGGKPVVVQSMTNTDTADVASSVKQVAELWRAGSELVRLTVNTPESAAAIPRIVDKLRMMGIEVPLIGDFHYNGHQLLAAEPACAEALAKYRINPGNVGFGKKKDTQFAQLIEFALKYDKPVRIGANWGSLDQALAAQLMDENSRREVPWDAGRVLREALIRSALDSAERAVELGLGRDRIVLSCKVSGVQELIAVYRDLAQRSDFALHLGLTEAGIGSKGIVASAAALAVLLQEGIGDTIRISLTPEPGQSRTQEVIVAQELLQTTGQRAFTPLVTACPGCGRTTSEFFQELAKVVQNHVRAKMPEWKVSHPGAESMTLAVMGCVVNGPGESRHANIGISLPGTGEAPAAPVFIDGEKKVTLRGENIAQEFVALIDEYVERTYVRRTG
- a CDS encoding molecular chaperone DnaJ, whose translation is MSWALAALGLDEDADERAIKRAYAARLKVTRPDEDPAGFQQLHETYQAALGWARHFAAEHRPAEPAVEGLEHQDDVLQAQADVGFARASLAQEAVPAPTQRDADVLQPADVSEAPERFAEPEAAETPAIRLPAVASRIAFAETEPPSVDMAQMQLRILHQAQQLEPAALHTWLLAQPELWSLDHKPQIGAELQRHLLEHEETLSLYHYEVLADFFDWEQALDAPDPYFVQHACARMHQRWRLQPSGHGELSEALRRRGDPDASVPYVRKLLALLGPTASDSAVFAAMLWPGRPTRMRRLLELIGYVPDGRKPPPPLQRERANTWYLAGERHMFNPIAFMVGVARSLIAAAAFLLLCLLLAMLDRNPAPGISPMLKAGGIGAAVIVGGWLAWDCFASLLRWQSRHETDACVRRPLLQRFFIPMIGMVAIACIAADKSWAAAAIALPLLLIAVVRWMRRAGYRLQLEWGWGWVWAGFFVLKAAFLGVGMLVLYPQVALGGTAIAWLGDLISQWRARKRAVA
- a CDS encoding molecular chaperone HscC — translated: MIVGIDLGTTHSLIGIHDADGGRLFANPHGGLLTPSVVSVDDDGNLLVGQPARDRLVTHPGHSVAAFKRWMGSPRETRLGQRSFRPEELSALILRSLIADAEAALGEKVEEAVISVPAYFSDAQRKATRVAGELAGIRVERLINEPTAAALAYGLQERGGEGRVLVLDLGGGTFDVSLLEMFDGVVEVHASAGDNFLGGEDFLQVLVDGFCSEHRLDPAKLAPSDSAQLRRRIEQLKRELSTQAQAAVSLSIAGQTYSWDIDESRFAQLAEPLLQRMRAPIERALRDAKLRPSELDDIVLVGGAVRMPMISRLATRMLGRLPLRHVNPDHAIALGAVVAAGLKSRDESLREVVLTDVCPYTLGTQVSRRGGDGQLRNGYFHPIIPRNSVVPVSREDTFYPIHERQTEVVIDVYQGENPMVERNIKLGEVRVALDPKRPRNEQSVLTRFTYDVDGLLQVEVVEEATGKRHELILEQNPGLLDRDEIARRLLALAELKVHPRDQQQNLAMLARIERVYEEYIDERQTLQHWLDQFRAVLESQETVRIERHRQELAQALDELEARA